A genomic segment from Oceanibaculum indicum P24 encodes:
- a CDS encoding glycine zipper domain-containing protein, giving the protein MSMTPIRTEKTEPTRGTAVRRTLAGTMAALALVALSACSSMNKQEQRALSGGAMGAAAGGAIGLMTGSWVTGAVIGGAGGAAAGALTDDDDVKVD; this is encoded by the coding sequence ATGAGCATGACCCCCATTCGGACCGAGAAGACTGAACCCACGCGCGGCACGGCGGTGCGGCGGACCCTTGCCGGCACCATGGCGGCGCTGGCGCTGGTGGCCCTGTCGGCCTGTTCCAGCATGAACAAGCAGGAGCAGCGCGCGCTGTCCGGCGGTGCCATGGGTGCCGCGGCCGGTGGCGCTATCGGCCTGATGACCGGCAGCTGGGTGACCGGCGCTGTAATCGGTGGTGCCGGCGGTGCCGCGGCCGGTGCGCTGACCGATGATGACGATGTGAAGGTGGATTAA